A genomic window from Leptospira broomii serovar Hurstbridge str. 5399 includes:
- a CDS encoding SDR family NAD(P)-dependent oxidoreductase, whose translation MDYKNKTILITGASSGIGRALAVRLADFANNIVVTARRGDLLKDLQREIESKGNKCLFFIGDATDPQHADLVVSETIKGYGKIDIAILNVGAGPASNTIKDSREIILGKMRTNYDSLINFFVPILAKMKSQTTPCMIAHVNSLATYFGIPMQGDYTAAKAAGRIFLDTARMELKHFGFKHIRIQTIHPGFVATHAVKDDGIPAPNEISEEEAVQFILKGFRSEIRENRFPFGTALAVRIGRIAPVWLRTKILLSEAAADY comes from the coding sequence ATGGATTATAAAAACAAAACAATTTTAATAACAGGTGCATCCTCCGGAATAGGAAGAGCGCTTGCCGTCCGCCTCGCCGATTTTGCGAATAATATCGTCGTTACCGCACGACGAGGCGACCTTCTCAAGGATCTTCAGCGAGAAATCGAATCCAAAGGCAATAAATGTCTTTTTTTTATCGGAGATGCAACGGATCCACAGCATGCGGATCTGGTCGTTTCCGAAACGATAAAAGGGTATGGAAAAATCGATATTGCCATTCTAAACGTAGGAGCAGGCCCGGCTTCCAATACGATCAAGGATTCCAGGGAAATCATTCTAGGTAAGATGAGAACAAATTACGATAGCTTAATAAACTTTTTCGTTCCGATTCTTGCAAAAATGAAATCGCAAACTACACCTTGCATGATTGCACACGTCAATTCTCTAGCGACCTACTTTGGAATTCCCATGCAAGGGGATTATACTGCGGCAAAGGCGGCCGGAAGAATTTTTTTAGACACCGCGAGAATGGAATTAAAGCACTTCGGTTTTAAACATATTCGTATCCAAACAATCCACCCGGGTTTCGTGGCTACGCACGCCGTTAAAGACGATGGAATTCCAGCTCCCAATGAAATTAGCGAGGAAGAAGCTGTGCAATTCATATTGAAAGGATTTCGTTCCGAAATTCGAGAGAATCGTTTCCCTTTTGGAACTGCATTAGCGGTCCGAATTGGACGGATAGCGCCAGTATGGCTGAGAACCAAAATCTTATTGTCGGAAGCGGCAGCAGACTATTAA